CGATCACCGAGCCCGACGCCGGCAGCGACATCTCGGCGGCCCGCACCACGGCCGTGCTCGACGGCGACGAGTGGGTGATCTCGGGAACCAAGATCTTCATCACCAACGGGACCATCGCCAACTTCCTGATCGTGTACTGCCTGACCGATCCGGAGGCCCCCGGCCGCCACGGCCGCCACTCCTGCATCCTGGTCGAGACCGATCGGCCGGGGTTCCAGGCCACCAAGCTCAAGGGAAAGATGGGCATCCGGGCCTCGGACACGGCCGAGGTGGTGCTGGACGAGGTACGGGTGCCGGCCACGAACCTGATCGGGACCCGGGGCGAGGGGTTCCGGCAGTTCATGGAGTTCTTCAACCGCACCCGGCTCCACGTGGCCGCCCAGGGCATCGGCGTGGCCCAGGGCGCCCTGGACAAGGCGGTGCGCCACGTGCGCCAGCGCGAGCAGTTCGGTCGGCCGCTGGCCTCGTTCCAGGGGGTGCAGTTCAAGATCGCCGAGATGGCCACCCGGGTGGAGGCGGCCCGCAGCCTGCTGTACCGGGCGGCGGCCCTGGTGGACGCGGGCACGGTGGACCACCGGCTGATCGCCATGGCCAAGTGGCTGGCTGGCGAGACCGGGGTCCGGGTCACCGACGAGGCCCTGCAGCTCCACGGCGGGTACGGGTACCTGGCCGAGAACGACGTGGAGCGGTTCTACCGCGACGCCAAGATCGTCGAGATCTACGAGGGCACGAAAGAGGTGGAGAAGCAGATCGTGGCTCGGGGGGTGATCGGGCGGCCGGGTTGATGGTTTTTTCGCCTCCCAGCCTCCTAGCCTTTTAGCCTTCCAGCGGGCGAAGGCCCAAAAGAGGTGGTTCGTGGGCAAGTTGCGGGACATCGAAGGGGTTCCCCTGGCCGAGCGGTACGAGCTCGCGGCGTGCCTCCAGTGCGGCCGCTGCACCGGGGGGTGCCCGGTGGGGCTGCGCTCCCCCTTGAACTCCCGGCGGCTCCTGTACGAGGCGTTGATCCGGGAGGACGGCGAGGTGCTGGTGGAGCGCGAGGAGGTGTGGGACTGCACGGCGTGCCGCACCTGCGCCGACCGGTGCCCCCGGGGCCTGGAGCCCGTGGCCGTGATCCGGGAGATCCGGACCCTCAAGATCGAGGAGGGCCGGATCCCCCAGACCGTGATGGACGCGCTGGAGTCCGCCCTCAAGCACGGGAACCCCTGGGGCCGTTCCCGCCGGAAGCGCTTCGCCTGGGCCGACGGCCTGGGGGTGCCGACCCTGGAGGAGGGGGACGAGGCGCCGAACCTGTGGTTCGTGGGGTGCACCCCGGCCTACGACCCCCGGTGCCAGGAGGCGGCCCGGGCCCTGGCCGGGATTCTGCGGGCCGCCGGGTACCCGTTCACCACCCTGGGCAACGAGGAGTCGTGCTGCGGCAGCGAGATGCTGCGGCTGGGGGAGCTGGGGCTGTTCGAGGAGTTGGCCGAGGCGAACCAAGCGCTGCTGGACGAGGTGGCCCCGGAGACGGTGCTGACCACCTCGCCCCACTGCATGAACGCGCTGCGCACCGACTACGACCCGGCGGTGTCCGCCCTGCACTTCTCCCAGGTGCTGGCCCGCCTGGCGGGCGAGGGCCGGATTCCGTTCCGGCGGGAGGTGCCGCTGCGGGTCGCCTTTCACGATCCCTGCTACCTGGGCAAGCAGAACGGGGTGTACGAGGAGCCCCGGGCGGCGATCGCGGCCGTGCCCGGGGTGGAGCTGGTGGAGTTCGACCGCTCGCGCGAGCGCAGCCTGTGCTGCGAGGGTGGGGGCGGACGCATGTGGCTCGAGGGGCTCGGCGAGGGCGAGCGAAACGCCCAGCAGCGGGTTCGCACCGCCGCTGACATGGGGGTGGACGCCGTGGTCACGGCCTGCCCGTTCTGCCTGCTCACGCTGGAGGACGCCCGCAAGACCGCGGGGCTGGAGGACGCCCTGGAGATCGTGGACTTGGCCGAGCTCGTGTGGAGGGGGGTGGAAGATCTCCCAGACCCCTGCGGGCTAGAGACTAGAAACTAGAGGCCAGGAACTAGCGTTTCGCTTCGCAAAAAGTATGCGGATTGCGGTGGTGGGGCTGGGGGATCCGACGAAGCGCGACGGCCGAGCAGCCTGGGCCGCCCGGCGCCAGGGGAGCGGCCGCGGCGCGTGCTCTCACGCGGCGCAGCGGACCGCGCCGAGGCGGCCCCTGCGAGGCCGTTCAGCGAAGGAGGAGCCCCCAGCCCCACCACCCCCTGGGAATACCACTAGATTCCGGAAACGCTACACCAGCTGCCCAGCCGCCTAGCGGGCCGAAGGCCCAAGACAAAGGAGAGGTGCGATGAACCTAGCGGTGTTTGTGAAGCACGTGCCCGACGCGGCCGAGGCGGATCTCCGGATCGGCCCCGACGGCCGGTCGGTGCGCGCCGAGGACCTGCCGTTTCAGATGAACGAGTGGGACCGGTTCGCCCTGGAGGAGGCGGCCCGCCTCAAGGAGGCCACGGGCGGCTCCCTGACCGCGTTCCTGATCGGCCCGGGCGAGCACGAGGACAGCTTGAGGAGGTGCCTGGCCGTGGGCGCCGACCGGGCCGTGCGGGTCTGGGACGAGTCGTTTCCCGCCCTGGGGCCGGCGGCCGTGGCCCGGGCCCTGGCCGCTGCGGTCGGGGAGGAGCGGTTCGACCTGTACCTGTGCGGGGCCCAGGCGGCGGACGACGGGTATGCCGTGGTGGGGCCGACCCTCGCGGTGCTCCTGGGGGTGCCCTGGGCCGCGCTGGTGTGCCGGTTGGAGCTGCAGGACGGCCGGATCGTGTGCGATCGGGAGCTGGAGGCGGGGTGGTTCGAGCGGGTGGAGCTGGAGCTGCCGGCGTTGGTGACCGTCCAGACCGGCATCAACGAACCCCGGTACGTCTCGATCCTGGGCATCCGCAAGGCCCGGTCCAAGCCCCTGGAGGTCCGAGGCCTGGCCGACCTGGGCGTCGATCCGGACGAGATCGGCCGGCTGGGGGCGTTGACCATGCTGGAGGCGCTGGAGCCGCCCCCCCCCGGCCGCGAGGCCGAGATGCTGGAGGGGAGCCCGGCCGAGGTGGCCCGGAAGGCCGTGGCCGTGCTGCGGGAGAAGGGAGGTGTGCTGTGAGCGTGTGGGTGATCGCGGAGCACCGCAACGGCGAGCTCCGGGAGGTGACCGGCGAGCTGGTGGCCACGGCCCGGGCGCTGGGCGCGGGGCCGGTCACCGCGGTGGTACTGGGCGGCCCCGGCGAGACCGAAGCCCCGGCCGCGGGCCTGCCGGCCGGGATCGACCGGGTGGTCCGGGTGGAGCACGAGAGCCTGGCCGGGTTCAACGGGGTGGCCGTGGCCGCGGCCCTCGAACGGATGGCGACCCGGGAGCGGCCGGCCGTGGTCCTGGGCGCCCACTCGGCCGCCGGCATGGACTGGGCCCCGGCCCTGGCCGCGGGGCTGGGTGCGCCGGTGGCCACCGACGTGCTCTCCCTGCAACGGGACGACAGCGGATTCCTGGCGGTTCGCACGGTGTACGCCGGCAAGCTCCAGGCCCGGGTGCGGCTGGCCCAGGCGCCCACCGTGGTGGTGACCCTCCGGCCCGGCGCCGCGGAGGCGGCGCCGGGGTCGGCCGAGGTGCCGGCCGAGACCGAGGCCGCCGAGGTGCCGGCCGAGGTGGGCCGGAGGTTCGTGGAGTGGATCCAGGAGGCCGCAGGAGAGGTGGACATCACCCAGGCCGACGTGCTGGTCAGCGTGGGCCGGGGCATCGGAGACCCCGAGGATCTGGACGTGGCCCGGGAGCTGGCCGAGGCGCTGGGCGCCACCCTGTCGTGCTCGCGGCCCGTGGTGGACCTGGGCTGGTTGCCCAAGGAGCGCCAGGTGGGCATCTCGGGCAAGACGGTGAAGCCCAAGGTCTACATCGCCCTGGGCATCTCCGGCGCGTTTCAGCACGTGACCGCCATGAAGGACGCGGGCTTGATCCTGGCCGTGAACAAGGACCCCAAGGCCCCGATCTTCCGGGTGGCCCACTACGGCATCGTGGGGGACCTGTTCAAGGTGGTGCCCGAGCTCACCAAGGCGGTGCGCGAGGCCCGGGGCTGAGGCCCGTGCTCTCCGTTTCCCAGGGCCCGCAGGGAGCCTGATCGTTGCGCCGTGCCCTCGTCGTCGGCGCCGGCATCGCCGGCATCCAGGCCGCGCTGGACCTGGCCGAAGCCGGGGTGGAGGTGGTGCTCGTGGAGCGGGCGGAGTACGTGGGGGGGAACATGGCCCGCCTCGACAAGACCTTCCCCACCCTGGACTGCTCCTCGTGCACCCTGACCCCCCGCACCTCGGAGGTGGGCCGCCACCCCCGGGTGCGGCTGCTCACCCGCACCGAGGTGGAGGGGGTGGCGGCCGAGGGCACCGGGTTCCGGGTGCGGCTCCGGGTGCGGCCCCGGTACGTGGACCCGGAGGCGTGCGTGGCGTGCGGCCGGTGCGCCGAGGCGTGCCGGCTGGCCGGACGGGTGCCGCGGGGGTTCGACCTGGGGCTCTCCAAGGGCGCGGCCATCGACCTCGCGTTCCCCCAGGCCGTGCCCGCGGCCTACGCCGTGGACCCCGCCAGGTGCCTGCAGCTCACCCGGGGCCGGTGCGGCCGCGACGGGCCCCGGTGCGTGGCGGCCTGCGACGTGGGCGCGATCCGGTTGGACGAGGCCGAGCGGCGCGAGCAGGTGCGGGTGGACGCCGTGGTGGTGGCCGCCGGGTACCGTCTGTACCGGCCCGGCGACCCGGCCGAGGGCCGGCCCGAGCTGGGGTTCGGCCGGTATCCCCAGGTGGTGACCAACCTCCAGATGGAGCGGCTCCTGTCGGCCTCGGGCCCCACCGGCGGCGAGGTGCGGGTCGGGGATCGGACCCCCTCGCGGATCGTGTTCCTCCAGTGCGTGGGCTCCCGCGACCGCACGGTTGGCGCGGCCCACTGCTCCCGGGTGTGCTGCATGGCGAGCATGAAGCAGGCCCTGGTGCTCCGGGAGAAGCTGCCGGACGCGGCGGTCACGGTGCTCTACATGGACCTTCGTTGCTTCGGCAAGGGGTACGAGGAGTTCCTGGAGCGGGCCCAGCGCGCGGGCGTGGTGGTGCGGCGGGGGAACCCGGCCGAGGTGTACCGCCGGGCCGACCGGGTGGCGGTGCGGTTCGAGGACACCCTGCTCGGCCGGGTCGAGGAGCTGCCGGCCGATCTGGTGGTGCTGGCGGCGGGGCTGCGGCCCGCCGAAGGCCTGACCGAACTCGCCCGCACCGTGGGCGTGGGGCTGGGCCCGGACGGCTTCCTGGAGCCGGCGGACCGGCGCGACCCGGCCGTGTCGGGCCGGCCCGGGGTGTTCCTGGCCGGGACCTGCCTGGGCCCCATGGACATCCCCGACGCGGTGGCCTCGGGATCGGCCGCGGCCGGCGCCGCGCTCGCCCACCTGGCCCGGGGGGCGGGCCGGTGAGCCGGCGGGTGGCGGTGTACCTGTGCCACTGCGGCCGCAACATCGCGGCCACGGTGGACGTGCGGGCCGTGGCCGAGCGCCTGGCCGGCGAGGCCGGGGTGGTGTTGGTGCGGGACTACCCGTACCTGTGCTCCAAGCCCGGCCAGGATCTGATCCGGGCCGACGTGGAGGCCGGTTGGGCCGACCGGGTTGTGGTGGCGGCCTGCTCGCCCCGGATGCACGAGGAGACGTTCCGCAGGGTTCTGGCCGAGGCGGGTCGGAACCCCCACCTGCTCCAGCACGTGAACGTGCGGGAGCAGTGCGCCTGGGTCCATCCGGAGCCCGCGGTGGCCACGGCCAAGGCCCGGGCGCTGGTGGCCATGGGAGTGGCCCGGGTGCTCCGCCACGAGCCCCTGGAGGCCGGCGAGGCCGCGGTGGAGCGGCGGTGCCTGGTGGTGGGCGGCGGCCCGGCCGGCCTGACCGCGGCCGACACCCTGGCCGGGGCCGGCATCGAGGTGGTTCTGGTCGAGCGGGCCGAGCGGCTGGGCGGGAGGGCCCGGGACCTCGGCCGGGCCTTCCCGGGGGGCGAGCCGGTGGGCCCCTGGCTCGAAGCCCTGGTGGGCCGGGTGACCGGCCGGCCCGCGGTCTCCGTGCGGACCGGGGCCCGGGTGGTCGGGGTGGAGGGGGTCCCGGGCGCGTTCCGGGTGGGGATCGCCTCGCCGGACGGCCGGGCCGAGGAGACCGTGGGGGCGCTGGTGGTGGCCACGGGATACGGCCTGTACGCCCCCGACTCTCCCCGGGAGGGCCGGCCCGAGCTCGGGTACGGAACGGTGCCCGGGGTGGTCACCCAGGCCGAGCTCGAGGAGCGGCTCCGCTCCGGCGAGGGCCCGGTGGCGGTGGGCGGCCGGCCGGTGGAAGGGGTCGTGTTCGTGCAGTGCGTGGGCTCCCGCGACCGCACGGCCGGTGCGTTCCACTGCTCGCGCGTGTGCTGCATGGTCAGCGTGCGCCAGGCCCGGGAGCTGCGGGCCCGCAACCCGGGTGCCCGGGTTCGGGTGCTCTACATGGACCTGCGGGCCTACTCCCGGGGGGCGGAGGAGGACTACGAGGCCGCCGGTCGAGAGGGGGTGGAGTTCCGGCGGGGCGGGGTGTCCGAGGTGTTCGCACGGGAGGGGCGGGCGGTGGTGCGGTTCGAGGACACCCTCGTGGGCCGGGTCGAGGAGGCGCCGGCCGACCTGGTGGTGCTGGCCTGCGGGGCCCGTCCCCGCCCCGACGCGTCGGAGGTGGCCCGGGCCCTGGGCCTCGGCCGGGGGCCGGACGGGTTCTTCCTGGAGGCCCACCCGAAGCTCCGGCCGGTGGAGGCCGCGTCGGCCGGGGTGCTCCTGGCCGGGGCGTGCCTGGGGCCCCGCACCCTGGACGAGGCCGTCACCTCGGGTCGGGCGGCCGCGGCCCGGGCCCTGGCCCTGCTGCTGCGGGGCCGCCTGCCCCTGAACCCGCGGGTCGCCCGGGTGGACCCGGACCGGTGCGCCGCCTGCGGCCTGTGCGAGGCCGCGTGCCCGGCCGGCGCGATCCGGCCGGGGGGCGGCCTGGCGGCCCGGCGGGTGGAGCCGGGGGCCTGCCGGGGGTGCGGGGCCTGCGCGGCCGTGTGCCCCTCCCACGCCGCGGTCCTGGGCCACCACCGGGACGACCAGATCCTGGCCGAGGTGGAAGCCGGCCTGTGACCCCTATTCCCCGGCTCGGCTCGGCCGTGGTAGAGTGAATTTTCACCATCCGTCGCCCAGGATCCCATGAGCCGCCCCGCACCCGCCCCCGAGAACCCTTTGGACAAGCTGATCCCCCTGACCTCGGCCCTGGCCTCGGCCCGGTCGGGCGAGGAGGTGGCCCGTCGGGCCGTGGAGGTGCTTGGGGCCGCGGGGTTCGGGATGGCGTGCGTGTACCGCATGGGGCCGGGCACCACCCTTGCCGAGCCGGTGGCCTGGCCCGAGGGCGTGCCCCCACCTCCGGCCCTGGACCTGCGCGCCGGTGGGCCGGAGGCCGAGGCGGTGATGGCCCGCCGAACGGTCCGGGAGCGGCGGGCCGACGGGGTGTGGCGCCTCCACGTGCCGGCCCAGAGCCACGACCGGGCCGTGGGCCTGGTGTCGGCGGACGCGGCCGACCCGGATGGTTTGGAGCCTGCGGCGCGGATCGCGGCCGACTGCGTGGCCCTGGCCTTCGAGAACGAGCTCCTTCACGACGCCAACGAGGCCCGGGTGCGTCAGCTCCTGGCCCTGCAGAGGGTGGGCCGGGAGATGTCGTCCACCCTGGACCTGGACCGGCTGCTGCGCATGGTGGTGGACGAGGCGGTGGGCCTCACCGCTGCCGACGCAGGGGCGGTGTACCTCCGGGACCCCGGAGGGGACCGTCTCCTCTTGGCCGCCTGGGCGGGCCGGCGGCCGGCTCGCGACGAGGTGGAGGTGGGGTACGGCATCCCGGGGTGGGTGGCCCGCCAGGGCCGGCCCCTGCGGGTGGCCGACCGGGGCCGGGCCGACGCACCCTATGCCGAGCGCCGCAACCACCTGGCCGTGCCGCTGCTGAGCGAGGGCGAGACCCTGGGCGTGCTGGCCCTCGAATCCCGGGGGACCGCCCCGTTCACCAGCACCCACGAGGAGATCCTGGCGATCTTCGCGGCCCAGGCGGCCAAGGCCATCGAGGCCACCCAGTTCTTCCGCCAGATCCGGGAGGAGCGGGACCTCCGGGACGCGATCCTGTCGGTCACCCCCAACGGGGTGGTAGCCCTGGACCCCCAGCGCCGGGTGGTGCTCATGAACCCGGCAGCCCGGCGGCTTCTGGACGTGCGCGAGACCCCCGAGGGAAACCCCATGGAGCGGTACCTGGGGCGGCCCGAGTTCCTGGAGGCCTTGCGCCGGGTCATGGCCGGCGACTCGCCCCTGGAGCAGATCCAGATCGACCTGGGCAGCGGGCCGGCCCTGCGCAACCTGCTGGTGAGCCTGGTGCCCATGGGCGAGGGATCGCCCCGGGGGGCCACGGTGATCGTCCAGGACTTCACCGAGCGCCGCCGGCTGGACGAGCGGGTGCAGCGAATGGCCCGGCTGGCGTCCATCGGGCAGCTGGCCGC
This is a stretch of genomic DNA from Deferrisoma camini S3R1. It encodes these proteins:
- a CDS encoding CoB--CoM heterodisulfide reductase iron-sulfur subunit A family protein, which encodes MRRALVVGAGIAGIQAALDLAEAGVEVVLVERAEYVGGNMARLDKTFPTLDCSSCTLTPRTSEVGRHPRVRLLTRTEVEGVAAEGTGFRVRLRVRPRYVDPEACVACGRCAEACRLAGRVPRGFDLGLSKGAAIDLAFPQAVPAAYAVDPARCLQLTRGRCGRDGPRCVAACDVGAIRLDEAERREQVRVDAVVVAAGYRLYRPGDPAEGRPELGFGRYPQVVTNLQMERLLSASGPTGGEVRVGDRTPSRIVFLQCVGSRDRTVGAAHCSRVCCMASMKQALVLREKLPDAAVTVLYMDLRCFGKGYEEFLERAQRAGVVVRRGNPAEVYRRADRVAVRFEDTLLGRVEELPADLVVLAAGLRPAEGLTELARTVGVGLGPDGFLEPADRRDPAVSGRPGVFLAGTCLGPMDIPDAVASGSAAAGAALAHLARGAGR
- a CDS encoding ATP-binding protein, with protein sequence MSRPAPAPENPLDKLIPLTSALASARSGEEVARRAVEVLGAAGFGMACVYRMGPGTTLAEPVAWPEGVPPPPALDLRAGGPEAEAVMARRTVRERRADGVWRLHVPAQSHDRAVGLVSADAADPDGLEPAARIAADCVALAFENELLHDANEARVRQLLALQRVGREMSSTLDLDRLLRMVVDEAVGLTAADAGAVYLRDPGGDRLLLAAWAGRRPARDEVEVGYGIPGWVARQGRPLRVADRGRADAPYAERRNHLAVPLLSEGETLGVLALESRGTAPFTSTHEEILAIFAAQAAKAIEATQFFRQIREERDLRDAILSVTPNGVVALDPQRRVVLMNPAARRLLDVRETPEGNPMERYLGRPEFLEALRRVMAGDSPLEQIQIDLGSGPALRNLLVSLVPMGEGSPRGATVIVQDFTERRRLDERVQRMARLASIGQLAAGIAHEIRNPLTGMAISLDVLAEEGGLSEGGRSLVADMHAEIDRLEALIRGLLDFARPQPVEARPMRMAKALEWHRTFEKQCGRKGVAFCLDLGPNPKIEGDPEKLKQLFLNLAINALEVTPEGGEIRVRVSSAEDGWVRIVVEDTGPGMDPETLAHAFDPFFTTKNEGTGLGLSIAHSIVEQHGGRIDVESEPGRGTRFTVELPAHG
- a CDS encoding electron transfer flavoprotein subunit beta/FixA family protein — encoded protein: MNLAVFVKHVPDAAEADLRIGPDGRSVRAEDLPFQMNEWDRFALEEAARLKEATGGSLTAFLIGPGEHEDSLRRCLAVGADRAVRVWDESFPALGPAAVARALAAAVGEERFDLYLCGAQAADDGYAVVGPTLAVLLGVPWAALVCRLELQDGRIVCDRELEAGWFERVELELPALVTVQTGINEPRYVSILGIRKARSKPLEVRGLADLGVDPDEIGRLGALTMLEALEPPPPGREAEMLEGSPAEVARKAVAVLREKGGVL
- a CDS encoding acyl-CoA dehydrogenase family protein, with the translated sequence MTQFALTPEQRDIQQAAREFAQGEFPKYAREADEAEECPRKLYRQAAELGFQGLFFPEEYGGAGLGYLEFCLVVEEFWRADPGLGQALGSVVFGSDLILLYGTEEQKQRYLPPLTTGEAIMGAAITEPDAGSDISAARTTAVLDGDEWVISGTKIFITNGTIANFLIVYCLTDPEAPGRHGRHSCILVETDRPGFQATKLKGKMGIRASDTAEVVLDEVRVPATNLIGTRGEGFRQFMEFFNRTRLHVAAQGIGVAQGALDKAVRHVRQREQFGRPLASFQGVQFKIAEMATRVEAARSLLYRAAALVDAGTVDHRLIAMAKWLAGETGVRVTDEALQLHGGYGYLAENDVERFYRDAKIVEIYEGTKEVEKQIVARGVIGRPG
- a CDS encoding electron transfer flavoprotein subunit alpha/FixB family protein → MSVWVIAEHRNGELREVTGELVATARALGAGPVTAVVLGGPGETEAPAAGLPAGIDRVVRVEHESLAGFNGVAVAAALERMATRERPAVVLGAHSAAGMDWAPALAAGLGAPVATDVLSLQRDDSGFLAVRTVYAGKLQARVRLAQAPTVVVTLRPGAAEAAPGSAEVPAETEAAEVPAEVGRRFVEWIQEAAGEVDITQADVLVSVGRGIGDPEDLDVARELAEALGATLSCSRPVVDLGWLPKERQVGISGKTVKPKVYIALGISGAFQHVTAMKDAGLILAVNKDPKAPIFRVAHYGIVGDLFKVVPELTKAVREARG
- a CDS encoding (Fe-S)-binding protein — encoded protein: MGKLRDIEGVPLAERYELAACLQCGRCTGGCPVGLRSPLNSRRLLYEALIREDGEVLVEREEVWDCTACRTCADRCPRGLEPVAVIREIRTLKIEEGRIPQTVMDALESALKHGNPWGRSRRKRFAWADGLGVPTLEEGDEAPNLWFVGCTPAYDPRCQEAARALAGILRAAGYPFTTLGNEESCCGSEMLRLGELGLFEELAEANQALLDEVAPETVLTTSPHCMNALRTDYDPAVSALHFSQVLARLAGEGRIPFRREVPLRVAFHDPCYLGKQNGVYEEPRAAIAAVPGVELVEFDRSRERSLCCEGGGGRMWLEGLGEGERNAQQRVRTAADMGVDAVVTACPFCLLTLEDARKTAGLEDALEIVDLAELVWRGVEDLPDPCGLETRN
- a CDS encoding CoB--CoM heterodisulfide reductase iron-sulfur subunit A family protein, encoding MSRRVAVYLCHCGRNIAATVDVRAVAERLAGEAGVVLVRDYPYLCSKPGQDLIRADVEAGWADRVVVAACSPRMHEETFRRVLAEAGRNPHLLQHVNVREQCAWVHPEPAVATAKARALVAMGVARVLRHEPLEAGEAAVERRCLVVGGGPAGLTAADTLAGAGIEVVLVERAERLGGRARDLGRAFPGGEPVGPWLEALVGRVTGRPAVSVRTGARVVGVEGVPGAFRVGIASPDGRAEETVGALVVATGYGLYAPDSPREGRPELGYGTVPGVVTQAELEERLRSGEGPVAVGGRPVEGVVFVQCVGSRDRTAGAFHCSRVCCMVSVRQARELRARNPGARVRVLYMDLRAYSRGAEEDYEAAGREGVEFRRGGVSEVFAREGRAVVRFEDTLVGRVEEAPADLVVLACGARPRPDASEVARALGLGRGPDGFFLEAHPKLRPVEAASAGVLLAGACLGPRTLDEAVTSGRAAAARALALLLRGRLPLNPRVARVDPDRCAACGLCEAACPAGAIRPGGGLAARRVEPGACRGCGACAAVCPSHAAVLGHHRDDQILAEVEAGL